From a region of the Synchiropus splendidus isolate RoL2022-P1 chromosome 12, RoL_Sspl_1.0, whole genome shotgun sequence genome:
- the LOC128768434 gene encoding protein c-Fos-like, translating to MTSDENMRPDCSGDFDSSSSSCSTASPGGDTPGCSPNPPGSLSPVPKDADTSAPGSFVPTVTAISSSPDLSWMVQPTVITSVSPSSSRAKPKNKAQSLSSSAVPAKKTKTNNRKGHKEQPSKEEEERRRIRRERNKIAAAKCRNRRRELIDTLQAETDQLEDEKCALQSEVADLMKEKENLEQILASHRPSCKLAPESGDEESKDSNMPPSPPEKCDSAMTPDGNTAANSQDMDADPCIPAAAILGNSDILLCSSAQEDAMEDLKGDDLDDLVPSLEMAVMTETAASVPDIDLSSPFCLSDWETLYKSVANDLESLNTPIMSSSPTCSNYRSVFSFNYAEIDCLSEGCEGLKSDSSDHLKDNLNSPTLLAL from the exons ATGACTTCCGATGAGAACATGCGTCCAGATTGCAGTGGTGACTTTGACTCATCATCGTCCAGCTGCAGTACAGCATCTCCTGGTGGGGACACCCCGGGGTGCAGCCCGAATCCGCCTGGATCCCTCTCACCGGTGCCAAAG GATGCTGACACCAGCGCGCCGGGCTCTTTTGTCCCCACGGTCACCGCAATCTCCAGCTCGCCAGATCTGAGCTGGATGGTGCAGCCGACTGTGATCACATCTGTATCGCCGTCCTCCAGTCGGGCAAAGCCCAAAAATAAAGCTCAAAGTCTCTCGTCTTCCGCAGTTCCtgcaaaaaagacaaagacCAACAACCGGAAAGGGCATAAAGAACAG CCTtccaaagaggaggaggagaggaggagaatcaGGAGGGAGAGGAACAAGATCGCTGCAGCAAAATGTCGCAACAGGAGACGGGAGCTGATAGACACGCTGCAAGCC GAGACAGACCAGCTTGAAGATGAGAAGTGTGCCCTGCAGTCCGAGGTGGCGGATCTGATGAAGGAGAAGGAAAACCTGGAGCAGATCCTGGCCTCACACAGGCCATCGTGCAAACTGGCTCCAGAGAGTGGAGATGAGGAGAGCAAAGATTCCAACATGCCGCCCAGTCCCCCGGAGAAGTGCGACAGTGCCATGACCCCGGACGGCAACACGGCTGCCAACAGCCAGGACATGGACGCCGACCCTTGCATCCCTGCCGCAGCCATACTGGGGAACTCTGACATCCTTCTCTGCTCCAGTGCTCAGGAGGACGCGATGGAGGACTTGAAAGGAGATGACCTGGATGACTTGGTTCCCAGTCTGGAGATGGCGGTCATGACGGAGACGGCCGCATCCGTCCCCGACATAGACCTGAGCAGccccttctgcctctcagaCTGGGAGACGCTGTACAAGTCTGTGGCTAATGACCTTGAATCGCTGAACACGCCGATCATGTCTTCCAGTCCAACATGTAGCAATTACCGATCCGTGTTCTCCTTTAATTACGCCGAGATCGACTGCTTATCCGAGGGCTGTGAGGGTCTTAAATCCGATTCATCCGACCACTTGAAAGATAATCTCAATTCTCCAACACTTCTGGCcttgtga
- the fosab gene encoding v-fos FBJ murine osteosarcoma viral oncogene homolog Ab produces the protein MMFTGFNADCDSSSRCSTASPTADNLGYYPSPAESFSSIGSPQSQDFTDLTAASASFIPTVTAISTSPDLQWLVQPLISSVAPSHRAHPYTSSPAYTRPGMRSAASKSHVSMRRSRGEQISAEEEEKRRIRRERNKQAAAKCRNRRRELTDTLQAETDKLEDEKTSLQTDISSLLKEKERLEFILAAHQPICKIPTELDTDFSVASISPVHSCLSSSQPQPNVAVVSSLPSSQPTFTSTSNSIFSSSAALSTVSSSGVKMTDLDSSVLDESLDLLAKTEMETVRSVPEVDLSSSVYTTQDWEALHPSAGSNDLEPLCTPVVTCTPACTTYTSSFVFTFPEAETFPTCGIAHRRGSNSNDQSSDSLSSPTLLAL, from the exons ATGATGTTTACCGGTTTCAACGCGGACTGCGACTCGTCCTCCCGCTGCAGCACCGCGTCTCCCACCGCTGACAACTTGGGCTACTATCCATCACCAGCAGAGTCCTTCTCCAGCATCGGATCTCCTCAGTCTCAG GATTTCACTGACCTGACAGCAGCAAGTGCCTCATTCATCCCAACTGTAACAGCCATATCCACCAGCCCGGACTTGCAGTGGCTGGTCCAACCTCTGATCTCCTCAGTGGCCCCGTCTCACAGAGCCCACCCCTACACCTCCAGTCCGGCTTACACAAGACCCGGCATGAGGTCGGCTGCATCCAAGTCTCATGTCTCCATGCGGAGGAGCCGAGGCGAACAG ATttcagctgaggaggaagagaagaggagaattCGCAGAGAGAGGAACAAGCAGGCAGCCGCAAAGTGCCGCAACAGAAGGCGAGAGCTCACAGACACTCTTCAAGCT GAAACGGACAAGCTGGAAGATGAAAAGACAAGTCTGCAAACTGATATATCCAGTCTTTTGAAAGAGAAGGAGCGCCTGGAGTTCATCCTGGCAGCCCACCAACCCATCTGCAAGATCCCAACTGAGCTGGACACAGACTTCTCCGTGGCATCCATCTCCCCAGTCCACTCTTGCCTCTCCAGCTCACAGCCACAGCCCAACGTCGCAGTGGTCTCCTCGCTCCCATCCAGTCAGCCAACTTTCACCTCAACCTCCAACTCCATCTTCTCCAGCAGCGCCGCCTTGTCCACCGTCTCCAGCAGCGGGGTGAAGATGACCGACCTGGACTCCTCCGTCCTGGACGAGTCCCTggatctgctggcaaagacggAGATGGAGACGGTGAGGTCGGTGCCGGAGGTCGACCTGTCCAGCTCGGTCTACACCACTCAGGACTGGGAGGCTCTCCACCCCTCGGCCGGTAGCAACGACTTGGAGCCCCTGTGCACGCCAGTGGTGACCTGCACGCCCGCCTGCACCACCTACACGTCTTCGTTTGTGTTTACCTTCCCTGAAGCCGAGACTTTCCCCACGTGCGGGATTGCTCACAGGAGAGGAAGCAACAGCAACGACCAGTCTTCTGACTCACTCAGCTCACCAACCCTGCTGGCCCTTTAA